A DNA window from Streptococcus mutans contains the following coding sequences:
- the dapA gene encoding 4-hydroxy-tetrahydrodipicolinate synthase produces MSIQDFKDVNIITAFITPFKEDGSINFAALPKLIEHLLAHHTQGLLLAGTTAESPTLTHDEELELFAAVQKIVNGRVPLIAGVGTNDTRDSVNFVKEVADFGGFSAGLAIVPYYNKPTQEGLYQHFMTLADASDLPIIIYNIPGRVVTTLETDTMLRLAQHPNIIGVKECTNLDNIAYLVDNKPDDFLIFTGEDGEAFHALSLGADGVISVASHTNGDELFAMVEAIEKSDIKKAAGIQRQFLPKVHALFSVASPAPVKAVLNHQGFDAGPLRLPLVACTDEEARRIIEIVEK; encoded by the coding sequence ATGTCAATTCAAGATTTTAAAGACGTCAACATTATTACAGCTTTCATCACCCCATTTAAAGAAGACGGATCAATCAATTTTGCTGCTCTTCCAAAGCTTATTGAGCATTTACTGGCTCATCATACTCAAGGTTTGCTCTTAGCGGGAACAACTGCTGAGAGTCCTACTCTTACTCATGATGAAGAATTGGAGTTGTTTGCTGCCGTTCAAAAAATTGTTAATGGACGTGTTCCTTTAATTGCTGGTGTGGGGACAAATGATACACGTGATTCTGTCAACTTTGTTAAAGAAGTTGCTGACTTTGGTGGTTTTTCTGCTGGTTTAGCTATTGTTCCTTATTACAACAAACCGACACAAGAAGGGCTCTATCAGCATTTTATGACTCTTGCTGATGCTAGTGATCTGCCTATTATTATTTATAATATTCCGGGACGCGTTGTGACAACATTAGAAACTGATACCATGCTTCGTTTGGCTCAGCATCCTAATATTATTGGTGTTAAAGAGTGTACAAATCTTGATAATATTGCTTATTTAGTTGACAATAAGCCAGATGATTTCTTAATCTTTACGGGTGAAGATGGCGAGGCTTTTCATGCTCTTAGTTTAGGGGCTGATGGCGTTATTAGTGTAGCTTCACATACTAATGGCGATGAGTTATTTGCTATGGTGGAGGCTATTGAAAAGAGTGATATTAAAAAGGCTGCTGGGATTCAGCGTCAATTTCTTCCTAAAGTTCACGCGCTCTTCTCTGTTGCCAGTCCAGCTCCTGTCAAAGCAGTTCTTAATCATCAAGGTTTTGATGCAGGGCCTTTGCGCTTGCCATTAGTTGCTTGTACTGATGAAGAAGCTAGACGCATTATTGAAATTGTTGAGAAATGA